TGTATGAACTAAGGCCACCAGGCTTGGCTATAGACAGAAAAGTTAAATTTAACTTATCTTCAGGAAAAAGACCCCAAAGATTTCTCACTACTGTCTTTGAAGCACGCAAGATTATTCCAAGTgcctcagaagaggaaaaactaGTTTCAAAAGTCGGTTGCAGGATTTTGCAATGTACATGTCGTTTCAGTGTCCCTGTTTAATGACTTCTTAAACTGCTCTCTGAAATAGcacttcatatatttttctaaatcgACGAAACAGGATAGAAACACCAGCTGTCCTGTTCATGTATCTGTGCAAAACAACTGATCCGTGAAAGTAAATTAATCAATATCAGGAACAAACTTCTAATGTTTTCCAACTCCAACACTGTATTGATGAGCTTTTACCAGGGAGGGGTCCAAGTTTAAGCCATGACTAATTCTGACTCCGGGGAGCATGCATTTGTGCGATTTCAGCCCAGTTTTGCTTAGCAAAAAGTCCAGGATAGCTGACTTTTAACCGTTAGGAtagctgctcagagcagctaCCTCAATGATTTGTAAAGCAGCCTTTTTGTTTCAGGCAGTCGGGAATCTGCTTTTGTTCACGCCATCTCCTCCGCTGGGGTAGTTTTTGCTATCACGAGGGCATGTAGCCAGGGAGAGCTGAAATCCTGCTCCTGCGATCCCAAGAAGAAAGGCTCTGCGAAGGACAGCAAGGGTCATTTTGACTGGGGCGGCTGCAGCGATAACATTGACTACGGTGTTAAATTCGCCAGGGCCTTCGTGGATGCCAAAGAGAGGAAAGGCAAAGACGCAAGAGCGCTGATGAACCTGCACAACAACAGGGCTGGAAGGAAGGTGGGTGTCCATCCCCCAGATGCCTGGAAATGCTCACTGTGAGCTCTCATGGTGCTGGGGCAGGTACCTGCTGGCTCTCGCTGGCCAGTCTCAACAGTTAGGAAAGAGTATGGGATGAGTGGAAGACTAAGATGCCATTTCCATCCCCCTTGAAGGTTCAGTGTGACAGGGGGTTCCACATACAGAAAGAGCTATTGCTCATCAGTGCCCCACACCAAGTCCATTCAGTGATTCCTTGTGTAGGAAGATGAAGATAAGAACAAGTCTTCATAGGGTCAGTGTGGGTGGAGGTTTTGTTTCGAGCCTAATCCTTACACCTAACCCTTACATATGGAGGAGTTTTACTTctgattaataaaaaaatagaagttcCTAAGAGAGGCTGAAGACCACACTGAAGAGCAGGTTGGACTATTAAAGAGCAAATTCAAAATAtcttggagaaaataaaaaaaaaaaacaaaaacacaaacattactGTCTATTCCTCTATGTGTATGGTAAACCGACACACAGAATGGGCAGAGATAAAATAGAATTACTtcactttttaagaaaacaggagTCATAACACATGTAACTCCAAAAGGCTTCAGCCTCAACCTTCTCTCAACAAAAAACTCTTCTCTAAACATTGTATGAAAATCCCATTATTTGATTTCAACAAAAAGAATCTTCACTTTGTTATTTATTGCAAGTGACTAGAGGGAGTCATATCATAGGGCATATCGCCCACTGCTAGTGCAAGGGCTGAGGAAGACATGCACTGATATTTGGTGGTAGTAGTGATAAGTAATAAGAATAGTGCACATAGctggaaaatgctgtttcattATTCAAAATGTGTTCAAAATTGACTTCATCCGCAACATCTGAAATAATACggaaagatattttatattGCTACCCCTAACACTTCTAACATGAAGAGCCTTCTTGTTTCTCATGTCTTGTTCTCCTTAATTTAATACATTCAGTAGGAAGTAAATTGTTCATATTCTGatctttttgtattaaaaagttCCCTTAAtatactataaaaatatattacctatcctgtattagaaaaaaaatccaattgtCATGAGTTTTACTGATGATTGCAGATGATTTTTCTGCAACAACATCTTTGTTGCACCTGTTTCTTACCAGCAGGTACAACTAATATATAACACAGTCAGATGAGGCTATTCAGATCAGTGATATGCATGGTTGTAATATACAACTGGGGGGGAACCAAGGTAATATAGCCGCTGGTATGTTACTGCCCAAAAGAGACTGCAGTCTACAGCACAAGCAAAGACTTTATGGGGGTGAATTAGTTCCATGCCATAAAGTTCTTTCTATGACaatcaaatattttagtaaatttaaatatatatatatgcaaaatagTAAGACAGTATTGGTAAGCAGGTAgtttttttgatttattaaaaataatcaacgCATTCTCATATGCTTTAGGGCCTGCTTTACAGAAAGTGGTGCTGGTCTGCACCCACGGTTCAGTAGTGTAGGCTGAGTTTTGCAGGCACCTCACTACCCCAGCTCATCCACAAGCCTGGCATCCAGGTGTGCATGGGGCCAGCTGCGCCCTCCTCCTTTTCACACCACCAAAAATGGAGTCCCGTGTCGATAGGTTCCTCTTGAATCTAGACTGTTTGGATTTTACTAATTCAAAAATACACTGAATAAGTATTTATAGTAATCTCATAGGAATCGTGCAAAGTAATATGCTGTGTATTAGCACAGGGACACCACCGGCAAAATAAGTGCTGCATCCTGATGTGCTTCAGGTATTCAAGGCCTCAGTCCAACAAGTTCTTTTAAGTGTACCTGTAGTTTTTCAGATAGTTAAAACCAAGCATCTGCCTAAATCCCTTTCTGAGCAGAATCCCAGTCCtactttttctttgaagtagTCACAAAAAATGCTTACaggttggaaagaaaaagaaacatactTTGGCTACATAACACATTCTTACTTCATTACTAAGTGCTTGAATGGGAACCACTGCCCTGCTGTGCATCAGTGTCACTTCTGGTCACgcaccttttctctctgttatcTTCTTCCTGTGATGCTGTTCCCCTTATGCAAACTCTACTACGTATTTCATGAACCCTTAAGGCATAATATTTATAGATCAAATATCCATGTCTTCAGAATtaggaattaaatatttattgtatacGAACCCATCTGTTGTTCCCTAACATCATATAGATAGTTTAAATGTTTGAGATGAAGCTGAAATGGCTTTCATGCTATCCAGACATTAAATTAATGATGAAGGTGATCTCTCCACTGCAAACTAACAAAGGTTGTACTCTAAAATGtttgttaaaatgtttataagCATTTTACAAATACCCTATTTCTTGTGTGTAGATCAAATGCCTAGCCTAGATATGGTGTTTTGTAGAGGCTCTGCAAAAACACTTTAATATGAAACACTTATGATTTTctaggaaataattaaaacaccATCTATATCTGCATAGGCATTTAGACACCATGCCTAAGAGCTGTTTGATGAGTCGGACTGTTTAGTCAACTTTTTCATGGTAAATTTAGACCTGATTGCAATACAATTTCCATTAACAATTCAGCACTGGAAATCTCACAGTATTcgctggattttttttccatacaacATAAGTGTTCATGTCAAAGAGCAACTCCATGAAGCTGAGATAGGGACGCTCAGTATGGCGGTGCTTCAGCTTGAGCAATGGTGCAATGGGTTACCTTCACCTATCGAGGGGCTGAGCAATTCTGTCCATTACCCAGATTATTTCCTTCTGTCCGAGCTGTGATCTGTCATTACATTGTGCTATAGGTCTTTGGGGTGACTGGCGGGGGGGGAGGTAAGGGCACCCTCGGAGGATTGGTAGTATGGTtgagaaaagcaagcagagcagaCCCACCATGCGAGGCTGACTTGATGCTACCAGTGGGTGTCACTACAGACCGTGGTTTCAAGACCCATTGCAAGCCTGGCATTACAGGATCAATGGAAAAGGATTGAGAAGCTTGAATGACAGTTTGTTTTACCTGTGTATATTTTACTGCGTTTCTAAACAGGCCGTGAAGCGGTTTTTGAAACAGGAGTGCAAATGTCACGGTGTGAGTGGATCATGCACTCTAAGGACCTGTTGGCTGGCCATGGCAGACTTTAGGAAAACAGGAGATTATCTGTGGAAGAAATACAATGGAGCGATTCAGGTGGTCATGAATCAAGATGGCACGGGTTTCACTGTGGCTAATAAGAGATTTAAGAAGCCAACTAAGAATGACCTGGTATACTTTGAAAGCTCTCCAGACTACTGTATCAGGGACAGGGATGTAGGTAAGCCTCTATCATTACACATGAatggttttatttcagacatttgtCCTTTGCAGGTcaaaaaatatcattattaatgagtgtatatatataaatccatGCATATAACCAGCAGGAAACAGGAAGGAAGATGTTCTGGAAGGATGGCTCTGCACAAGAACGATAGCTCCTCAATGTCTCTAGATGTATGATAGCCAGTTCTAATACAATTCAGCAGTTTCTTCCAGATACTATGGAACCATGGAGACTCTGCAAGGCAAAGGTTGCTTTTGGGACAAGTTTGAGCTACGCTCTGGAGGCTGGTCCATGCCATAATGCAGCCGCGTGTACAGTTGTATCCCATAGCTcagtgcagagctgccaggTGTAACTGCAGCAGAACCAAGTCCTGTGTTGTCCCCATGGAACCATCTCAGTTACgctgcttctcttctgtattGTAAAGTCCCAAGAGACAGGTCTCCTTTATCTGCACATTCCTCACAGCTCATTGTGGACAGTCTCTAGCAGCAGACGCCCCTCTCCCCACAGGCATGAGatctggcagctctgctctggcaccAGTCAACGCACCATAGCGTGGTGCAAGGTGGCTGGAGGAAGTGCAGGTGACTGCAGGAGTGCAGGTCAGTGGGGCAAAGCACCCTGCATCCAAAGACACAGTGCTTACTCCTCTCTGTAAGTCAGCCTTTGCTCGGTCCATGACTACTATCATGTTTTCTGTAGAGTCGTGCCAGCCCCAGTGGGAAGAGATGAAGTTTCAGGGCTGCTGTTAACACTgaatgtttctgctttcagaggtTTCAGTAGAGGCTTTCAGTGGAGGCACCCTTAACAAAGTTCCAGGGTTCAAGGCATTGCCGAGCAACACTAAGCATGCTAACAGCTCTTGAGCAGCATGTAGCATTTCCTGATGTGGcaattaagaattaaaaaacaactaaagaaaaaagaacaactaaaaaaaaaaaaaccaaacaaatttggaaaagagagagagactgagTAATGTATGAAAGATGCTGTGGAACTAATTAATAGGTTGTATAACATACCAGAGTGCACCCGGTATGACACATCCATAAGTATCTGGATAGCAACGCAGCTTAGCTCTTTTTGGCACCACTGTGTATTTACAATCCAAGTTTACTTGGAACAGGCATTGCAAAACAACTGTACTTAAATAAGAACAATATGTGAAATCCTGGTCATGTACTATTGACTTCAGCGAACCCAGAATTTCATCCAGTACACTTACATTGTGTAGTGTTCCTGGTTAGTTAAGTAGTCAAggtaattttaaatgttatttatggCTTTTGCAGGTGGTACTTATTACCTGCACAAGAGCATATTGTTCCTTGAGTAGTGACCGATACCATAAAATCTAATACTTTAATCTAGGTGAATAAATGGGCATATTGTGGCATTGTGCAGAGACTAGGATTTATTCAAAACTTGATTTCTTTGCAGACCAGGTTTTATTCAAAACTCATTTCTTGAAGCTGCTTTTCTCACTGTAAGATCTGTGATACTTTTCCCCTTAAAAGGAGAGTCAGTGCACGAGCCACTTCTATGTCAAAAAGCCATTTAATCATCTCTGCAGTAAGCCTAGCCTAACATGTCAGGCTTGTTATCGTGGAGGAGACTGGGCGTTTGTCACCGCAGTGTGCTCTGCTCGCTTGCCTGGTGCTGTCAAGCCCGCCTGGAGATCGCAGCCTGACATATGCTTTTGCTCATCCCCAGATAACACTTCAGATGAGGCATTTCTTTGCCGCTCAGAATCCTGAGAATGTGGTTGTTTTGAAGAGCACATTTTTGGAAAGCTGTAGTAAACCTTCAATGGGAAAGGGAACAATTCTGCGGGATTGCCTGCTACTCTCATGGAGCAAAGAAAGAATCAGATAAACACAAGCTGATCTGAGTTCAACAGAGATAACAtcagcagctgagcagcattttttcttgattagttttattttgcCCTGTTGAGCACTCCAGAGCATTAGCCCTGTTAGATGATTGGAGGTTAAATTAAATGAGACTATAGAAGTTTGAGTTTGGAAATATGCAGACAGCATCTCAGTGTCAGCTAAATGTAATACCACAGCACTTTATTATGCCTTTGAATATAGCTCTGCCTTTCATTCTCCAGGGAATTCAAGCAATTTAGTGCTTCAGAAAAACCGTGAATCTGGAGTTTGATTAGTATCAGGGCTGAACGAAGGATTCCCAGAGCACATTTTATGAAGCATTGCAGCTTGACCAGGAGACAGCTTCACAAACTGTGAAATGACAAAGCCAGTATCCTCTGTGGCTTGGGTGTGTTAATACACATAAACCAGTAAATTAAAGGTACTCAGGAGTTGTATCACCAGCGATCTATCCAAAAAAACCCCGCATCTCGCCTCCTCCTGTTGGAGCTTGTAGCTTTGGCTTTTCTCTCTGGTGGCAGGCAGCCATCGGAGGGTGCTGTCACTGGATACACCCCAGTAGTCTGTCCGGGAGGGGCAGTTGGACGTACGTACATGAATCACCCCTGCAAAGTGAAAACtgcagtattattatttttttcctagaaggaaaagaagagtcATTGCTTTTGGGAGAGAGATAATTTGTGGAAACCACTAACAGCAACTCGCTTAATAGCAAGAGCGCATAATAAGCCAACCACTTCTATCTAGCATTAAGATTTCACGACTTTTAGAAAAGGACCAAAGGATGGTTTCACAAGTGTTCAGAAGTCACTGGATTCTGCTCATGTGgaagcaaaaatcttttttttcccacatttttaTACTCATAGTTCAATAGAAACAGAAGTTGGACATTCAAGAGGACTTTTGAAAACCTTGTTGTGAACTTACACATTTTGACACGCTTTGCATGGTGTTCCCTTATATTAACATGAATTGCCAGCTTCTAAAATCAATAAAAGCATACCGAGGACTATACACAGACTGCTTAGAGATGATAATgctgcaaaaggaaataaagtgaaGGTTTCACTGGTAGCAGCCCAGGTGTAGCATGTACTAGTATATCCCTAATGTGCAACTTCACCTCAGAAATGCCGTTTGTCTGCTTGTAAGCTTCTGGTAGAAACAggttgatttttaaaatgttgccaCTTTACCATCCATGCAGGCTAGGTTGATTGAAAACTGTAGCAAGTTTATCACATTTTGAATATACTAGTGCAAAAGCAGAGAATGCTTTGGGAATAAGTGCATGAGCAGCCATATCACGGACATCACCAGTTAACTGGTAGATCCTCTATTATGGGCTGTTGTTTGTAGAGTCTGTTAAAGCAGAGTaatgtgttcttaaaaaaaaaagtccatcaggtttataaaaaattaatttgtgcaGAGCAACCAAAAAGCTTGGGCAGTGTTTGGGTGAAACCTCTTTCTACAGGGAGACCCCCACCTAACTCACCCCAGGGTTTAGTGCAGGCTGAGCTTGGTTATGTGCTTGGGGTAGCTGGGATGAAGTTGAGAGAGCACTTCTCCTAGGTGGATGAGGTAGCAGGATCACCTTGGTGAACAAGGGTTGACTTCTTGCAATTGTTGTGGTAGCAGCAAGGCTTTGGCCCCCTGAAGATGGTGGTGGAGCGAAGAGATGGGTCCTGCCCATGTGCAGATGTTCTCAGGACCTGCTGAAAACCCTTCT
This genomic window from Cygnus olor isolate bCygOlo1 chromosome 1, bCygOlo1.pri.v2, whole genome shotgun sequence contains:
- the WNT2 gene encoding protein Wnt-2 isoform X2 codes for the protein MNLLAGIWGPLPLLLLWATPRVASSWWYMGAVGSSRVMCDNVPGLVSRQRQLCRRHPEAMLSIGRGVAAWTAECQHQFRRHRWDCSALERGQRLLGRVLLRSSRESAFVHAISSAGVVFAITRACSQGELKSCSCDPKKKGSAKDSKGHFDWGGCSDNIDYGVKFARAFVDAKERKGKDARALMNLHNNRAGRKAVKRFLKQECKCHGVSGSCTLRTCWLAMADFRKTGDYLWKKYNGAIQVVMNQDGTGFTVANKRFKKPTKNDLVYFESSPDYCIRDRDVGSPGTAGRVCNQTSRGMDSCEVMCCGRGYDTSRVSRMTKCECKFHWCCAVRCQDCLEVVDVHTCKAPKSASWTSRT
- the WNT2 gene encoding protein Wnt-2 isoform X1, whose protein sequence is MVVHGGRGLVAGDVRQRAGAGEPAAAAVPPAPRGHALHRPRRGRLDGRVPAPVPPAPLGLQRPGAGAAPARPRPAAHRESAFVHAISSAGVVFAITRACSQGELKSCSCDPKKKGSAKDSKGHFDWGGCSDNIDYGVKFARAFVDAKERKGKDARALMNLHNNRAGRKAVKRFLKQECKCHGVSGSCTLRTCWLAMADFRKTGDYLWKKYNGAIQVVMNQDGTGFTVANKRFKKPTKNDLVYFESSPDYCIRDRDVGSPGTAGRVCNQTSRGMDSCEVMCCGRGYDTSRVSRMTKCECKFHWCCAVRCQDCLEVVDVHTCKAPKSASWTSRT